A single window of Granulicella sibirica DNA harbors:
- a CDS encoding Y-family DNA polymerase, with translation MPGELEIPEYRDGFRLGQADRFSFLHIDLNSFFASVEQQLHPEWRNRPLAVVPTMADTTMCIAASYEAKALGIKTGTQVGKAKEICPDIILVAGSHTEYAKFSHRIAAAVERCCPVAHTPSIDEMVCQLIGREQEPPRARKIALEIKQAIKDDVGETLRCSIGMAPNRYLAKIASDMQKPDGLIGLLPSQLPRAIAHLELRDLPGVGAKTEVRLNAKGIRTMPDLLALDRQGMHRLWDSVWGDRLYHWLRGADTGDDGAPVAPEVQKSLGHSHVLGPEHRSQEGSWAVAHKLLHKAAMRLRMEKFYTGSMAVTIKFALTREEAAALGKTKQHTSGIKHSGWAMEARFADCQDTLSLLDVLRKLWAQRPVGPQCQKPFFVGVTLRDLVPESEFQAGLFGDPDNRGNLSSTMDKLNLKFGHTTVHFAGMLPARESAPTRIAFTQIPVQYGVEFM, from the coding sequence ATGCCCGGCGAACTCGAGATTCCCGAGTATCGAGATGGCTTTCGTCTTGGTCAGGCCGACCGCTTCTCCTTCCTCCACATCGACCTCAACAGCTTCTTCGCCTCCGTCGAGCAGCAATTACACCCCGAGTGGCGCAACCGTCCTCTCGCCGTCGTCCCCACCATGGCCGACACCACCATGTGCATCGCCGCCAGCTACGAGGCCAAGGCGCTCGGCATCAAAACCGGGACGCAGGTCGGCAAGGCCAAGGAGATCTGCCCCGACATCATCCTCGTGGCGGGTTCCCACACCGAGTACGCAAAGTTCTCCCACCGGATCGCCGCGGCGGTCGAGCGTTGCTGCCCGGTAGCCCACACGCCCTCGATCGACGAGATGGTCTGCCAGCTCATCGGTCGCGAGCAGGAGCCACCCAGAGCTCGAAAGATCGCGCTTGAGATCAAGCAGGCCATCAAGGACGACGTGGGCGAGACGCTGCGCTGCTCGATCGGCATGGCCCCGAATCGCTACCTGGCGAAGATCGCCAGCGACATGCAGAAGCCCGACGGTCTCATCGGCCTTCTGCCGTCGCAGTTGCCGCGCGCCATCGCGCATCTCGAGTTGCGCGATCTCCCAGGTGTCGGAGCCAAAACCGAAGTCCGGCTGAACGCAAAGGGGATCCGCACGATGCCGGACCTGCTCGCCCTCGACCGGCAGGGCATGCATCGCCTGTGGGACTCCGTCTGGGGAGATCGCCTCTACCACTGGCTGCGGGGTGCCGACACGGGAGACGACGGCGCACCAGTCGCCCCCGAGGTGCAGAAATCGCTCGGCCACTCGCATGTGCTTGGGCCCGAGCATCGATCTCAGGAAGGCTCATGGGCGGTCGCGCACAAGCTCCTGCATAAGGCGGCGATGCGGCTCCGCATGGAGAAGTTCTACACAGGCTCGATGGCCGTGACGATCAAGTTCGCGCTCACCCGTGAAGAAGCAGCCGCGCTTGGAAAGACGAAGCAGCATACGAGCGGCATCAAGCACTCGGGATGGGCGATGGAGGCGCGCTTCGCCGACTGCCAGGACACGCTCTCGCTTCTCGACGTGCTGCGAAAGCTATGGGCGCAGAGACCGGTCGGCCCGCAGTGTCAGAAGCCGTTCTTCGTCGGGGTGACGCTGCGGGACCTCGTTCCAGAAAGTGAGTTTCAGGCGGGACTGTTCGGAGACCCGGATAACCGGGGGAACTTGTCGTCGACGATGGATAAACTCAACCTGAAGTTCGGCCACACGACAGTTCACTTCGCGGGGATGCTTCCTGCACGCGAGTCGGCTCCCACGCGGATCGCGTTTACGCAGATTCCGGTGCAGTACGGCGTGGAATTTATGTAG
- a CDS encoding ABC transporter ATP-binding protein has protein sequence MASVQAVQTMDSVDTAARTVESSPRPAVAALTGVTKRYGAMTALDGISLSLRPGEVLALLGPNGAGKSTSIRCLLGLIAPTSGTARVFGQDPRNASARARIGAMLQVARIPEAIKVKEHIDLFRSYYPQPLPVAEIVRIAGLEGIEDRQFGALSGGQKQRVLFGLAVAGDPDLIFLDEPTVGMDIEARRGLWAQIRALAARGKTVLLTTHYLEEADALAHRVVVLNKGRVVSEGTPAEIKSQASGALGRKIRCHTGLSDETLWSLDSVTAVARQGDVVTVTSVRAEAVVREMLRRDEGLANLEITSPALEDAFLEITKG, from the coding sequence ATGGCGAGCGTTCAGGCGGTGCAAACGATGGATTCGGTGGATACGGCAGCACGGACGGTGGAGAGCAGCCCCCGCCCCGCGGTAGCGGCGCTTACTGGAGTCACGAAACGGTATGGCGCGATGACCGCGCTCGACGGGATCTCGCTCTCGCTCCGTCCGGGGGAGGTGCTTGCGCTGCTCGGGCCGAACGGCGCGGGGAAGTCGACGTCCATCCGCTGCCTGCTCGGGCTGATCGCGCCCACCTCGGGCACGGCCAGGGTCTTCGGGCAGGATCCGCGAAATGCGTCCGCGCGGGCGCGGATCGGGGCGATGCTTCAGGTCGCGAGAATTCCCGAAGCGATCAAGGTCAAGGAGCACATCGACCTCTTTCGGAGCTACTACCCTCAGCCTCTTCCGGTCGCCGAGATCGTGCGGATCGCCGGGCTCGAGGGCATCGAGGACCGGCAGTTCGGAGCGCTGAGTGGGGGACAGAAGCAGAGGGTGCTCTTCGGACTCGCGGTCGCGGGAGATCCGGACCTGATCTTTCTCGACGAGCCGACGGTCGGCATGGACATCGAGGCGCGGCGCGGCCTATGGGCGCAGATCCGGGCGCTCGCGGCGCGCGGCAAGACCGTGCTGCTGACGACGCACTACCTCGAAGAGGCGGACGCGCTCGCGCATCGGGTCGTGGTGCTGAACAAGGGCCGCGTGGTCTCGGAGGGAACGCCGGCGGAGATCAAGTCGCAGGCCTCGGGCGCGCTCGGCAGAAAGATCCGCTGCCACACCGGGTTGAGCGACGAGACGCTGTGGTCGCTGGACTCGGTGACGGCCGTGGCCCGGCAGGGCGACGTGGTCACGGTGACATCCGTCCGTGCCGAAGCGGTGGTACGC